The following are from one region of the Chromobacterium phragmitis genome:
- the infC gene encoding translation initiation factor IF-3, giving the protein MAQEREARINGEITAREIRLVGKEGEQIGIVSLREAMALAEENDVDLVEISPTAQPPVCKLMDYGKYKYEMSKKRHEAKQKQKQVQIKEIKFRPGTDDGDYNVKLRNLVRFLTEGDKAKVTLRFRGREMAHQDIGLALLKRVEADLAEVGTVEQFPRLEGRQMVMMIAPKKK; this is encoded by the coding sequence ATAGCTCAGGAACGCGAAGCACGGATCAACGGCGAGATTACCGCTCGCGAGATTCGTCTGGTAGGTAAGGAAGGTGAGCAGATTGGCATCGTCAGTCTGCGTGAAGCAATGGCTCTGGCCGAAGAGAATGATGTGGATCTGGTGGAAATTTCCCCGACCGCTCAGCCTCCGGTGTGCAAGCTGATGGACTACGGCAAGTATAAGTACGAAATGTCCAAGAAGCGCCACGAAGCCAAGCAGAAGCAGAAACAGGTTCAGATCAAGGAAATCAAGTTCCGTCCGGGCACCGACGATGGCGACTACAACGTCAAGTTGCGCAACCTGGTCCGTTTCCTGACTGAAGGCGACAAGGCCAAGGTCACCCTGCGCTTCCGCGGTCGTGAGATGGCTCACCAGGATATCGGCCTCGCGCTGCTCAAGCGCGTGGAAGCCGATCTGGCGGAAGTGGGCACTGTGGAACAGTTCCCGCGACTGGAAGGCCGCCAGATGGTCATGATGATTGCGCCGAAGAAGAAATAA
- the rpmI gene encoding 50S ribosomal protein L35: MPKMKTKSSAKKRLKVLGGGGFKRAHAFKRHILTKKTTKNKRQLRGTSMVDATNVASVRAMMPYA, translated from the coding sequence ATGCCGAAAATGAAGACCAAGTCGAGCGCGAAAAAGCGTCTCAAAGTACTGGGTGGCGGTGGTTTCAAGCGTGCACACGCCTTCAAGCGTCACATCCTGACCAAGAAGACCACCAAGAACAAGCGCCAGTTGCGCGGCACCTCCATGGTGGACGCTACCAACGTGGCATCTGTTCGCGCCATGATGCCCTACGCTTAA
- the rplT gene encoding 50S ribosomal protein L20: protein MPRVKRGVTARARHKKILALAKGYRGRRKNVYRIAKQAVMKAGQYAYRDRRQKKRQFRQLWIARINAAARENGLPYSKFMNGLKKAAIEIDRKVLADLAVFDKPAFAQIVEKAKASLAA, encoded by the coding sequence ATGCCACGCGTAAAACGCGGTGTAACCGCACGTGCTCGTCACAAGAAAATCCTCGCCCTGGCGAAAGGCTATCGCGGCCGCCGGAAGAACGTCTATCGCATCGCCAAACAGGCGGTGATGAAGGCGGGTCAATACGCCTACCGCGACCGTCGTCAGAAAAAGCGTCAGTTCCGTCAACTGTGGATTGCTCGTATCAACGCAGCTGCTCGTGAAAACGGCCTGCCGTACAGCAAGTTCATGAACGGCCTGAAAAAAGCCGCTATCGAAATCGACCGCAAGGTCCTGGCCGATCTGGCCGTGTTCGACAAGCCGGCTTTTGCGCAGATCGTCGAAAAGGCGAAAGCAAGCCTCGCTGCTTAA
- a CDS encoding phenylalanine--tRNA ligase subunit alpha, producing the protein MNNVDAILQAGLSAVADVTDQIELEQVKARYLGKSGELTELLKQLGKLAPEERKAAGAIINQAKQAFEAAHNAKRDQLNAAKLEAQLAAEALDVTLPGRGAVGGGLHPVALTLERIAGLFRTMGFEVADGPEIESDFYNFQALNIPENHPARAMQDTFYVENGDVLRTHTSPIQARFMESHQPPIKIVAPGRVYRVDSDATHSPMFHQMEGLWVEEGVSFADLKAVVTDFLRRFFERDDLQVRFRPSFFPFTETSAEIDVLDEQGRWLEVGGCGMVHPKVLSIANIDPEQYTGFAFGIGLDRFAMLRYGVNDLRLFFENDLNFLKQFN; encoded by the coding sequence ATGAACAACGTCGACGCGATTCTCCAAGCTGGTCTGTCCGCCGTCGCGGACGTGACCGATCAGATCGAGCTCGAGCAGGTCAAGGCGCGCTACCTTGGCAAGAGCGGCGAGCTGACCGAACTCCTCAAGCAGCTGGGCAAGCTGGCGCCGGAAGAGCGCAAGGCCGCCGGCGCCATCATCAATCAGGCCAAGCAGGCTTTCGAGGCCGCGCACAACGCCAAGCGCGATCAGCTCAACGCCGCCAAACTGGAAGCCCAGCTGGCCGCCGAGGCGCTGGACGTGACCCTGCCGGGCCGCGGCGCGGTGGGCGGCGGCCTGCATCCGGTGGCGCTGACGCTGGAGCGCATCGCCGGCCTGTTCCGCACCATGGGTTTCGAAGTGGCCGACGGCCCGGAGATCGAGAGCGATTTCTATAATTTCCAGGCGCTGAACATTCCGGAAAACCATCCGGCCCGCGCGATGCAGGATACGTTCTACGTGGAAAACGGCGACGTGCTGCGCACCCATACCAGTCCGATCCAGGCGCGTTTCATGGAAAGCCATCAGCCGCCGATCAAGATCGTCGCGCCGGGCCGCGTGTACCGCGTCGATTCCGACGCCACCCATTCGCCGATGTTCCACCAAATGGAAGGCCTGTGGGTGGAAGAGGGCGTGTCCTTCGCCGACCTGAAGGCGGTGGTGACCGACTTCCTGCGCCGCTTCTTCGAGCGCGACGACCTGCAAGTGCGCTTCCGTCCGTCCTTCTTCCCGTTCACCGAGACCTCGGCCGAGATCGACGTGCTGGACGAGCAGGGGCGCTGGCTGGAAGTGGGCGGTTGCGGCATGGTGCACCCGAAAGTGCTGAGCATCGCCAATATCGACCCGGAACAATACACCGGCTTCGCCTTCGGCATCGGCTTGGACCGCTTCGCCATGCTGCGCTACGGCGTCAACGACCTGCGCCTGTTCTTCGAGAACGATCTCAATTTCCTGAAGCAATTCAACTGA
- the pheT gene encoding phenylalanine--tRNA ligase subunit beta: protein MQFSEQWLRSWVNPALNTEQLSELLTMAGLEVEETVAAAPAFSGVVIAEVKECVKHENADRLRVTKVDAGTGELIQIVCGAPNVAVGVRIPCALPGAVLPGDFKIKPTKMRGVESGGMLCSGKELGVPEDVDGLMLLPADAPVGQSIRDYLGLDDQLFTLKITPNRADGLSIRGIAREVAALTGAELKPVAIAPVAPSIDDVRPVKIESRQACGRYLGRVVKGVDAAAATPAWMRQRLERSGLRSISAIVDITNYILLEQGQPMHAFDLAKIEGGITVRQARAGESLLCLNEKTVELQDKHLVIADDAKPLAMGGIMGGEHSGVTTASRDIFLESAFFAPEAIAGKARELGFGSDSSYRYERGVDFALQREAMERATRLVLDICGGEAGPVVEEVAELPKRQSVKLRVARVAKVLGVALSAEQIGDILSRLSLSYTLADEVFTVQAPSFRFDIEIEEDLIEEVARVYGYNNIPADAPRSGMRMLAQPEEKRPVDQLRHLLAGRDYQEVVSYAFVDERWERDFGGNDNAIRLQNPIASQMSVMRSTLIGGLVDVLVGNINRKQPRVRLFEVARVFLRGEQGFEQPEKAAGLAWGPRLAEQWGAKSERVDFFDVKADVEALLHPVKAEYRKAAHPAFHPGRCAEVWVDGKAVGVIGELHPQWVQAYDLATAPVLFELDLAAAVARDRIKAAVVSKLQPVRRDLALLVDESVTVAQLLAAFAAKRAQIVTDIALFDVYRGKGVAEGKKSLAFSVLMQDNSRTLTDEDVEPALQALLDAASALGAQLRV, encoded by the coding sequence ATGCAATTTTCCGAACAATGGCTGAGAAGCTGGGTCAATCCGGCGCTGAACACCGAGCAACTGTCCGAGCTGCTGACCATGGCGGGCCTGGAGGTGGAAGAAACCGTCGCTGCCGCGCCCGCTTTCAGCGGCGTGGTCATCGCCGAGGTGAAGGAATGCGTCAAGCATGAGAACGCCGACCGCCTGCGCGTGACCAAGGTCGACGCGGGCACTGGCGAATTGATCCAGATCGTCTGCGGTGCGCCCAACGTCGCCGTCGGCGTGCGCATTCCCTGCGCGCTGCCGGGCGCGGTGCTGCCCGGCGATTTCAAGATCAAGCCGACCAAGATGCGCGGCGTGGAATCGGGCGGCATGCTGTGCTCCGGCAAGGAGCTGGGTGTGCCGGAGGACGTGGACGGCCTGATGCTGCTGCCGGCCGACGCCCCGGTGGGCCAGAGCATCCGCGATTACCTGGGCCTGGACGACCAGCTGTTCACGCTGAAGATCACCCCCAACCGCGCGGACGGGCTGTCGATCCGCGGTATCGCGCGCGAAGTGGCGGCGCTGACCGGCGCCGAACTGAAGCCAGTGGCCATCGCTCCGGTGGCGCCGTCCATCGACGACGTCCGTCCGGTGAAGATCGAATCCCGCCAAGCCTGCGGCCGCTACCTGGGCCGCGTGGTCAAGGGCGTCGACGCCGCCGCGGCCACGCCGGCCTGGATGCGCCAGCGCCTGGAACGTTCCGGCCTGCGCTCGATCTCCGCCATCGTGGACATCACCAATTACATCCTGCTGGAGCAGGGACAGCCGATGCACGCTTTCGATCTGGCCAAGATCGAGGGCGGCATCACCGTGCGCCAGGCGCGCGCGGGCGAGAGCCTGCTGTGCCTGAACGAAAAGACCGTCGAGCTGCAGGACAAGCATCTGGTGATCGCCGACGACGCCAAGCCGCTGGCCATGGGCGGCATCATGGGCGGCGAGCACAGCGGCGTCACCACCGCAAGCCGCGACATCTTCCTGGAATCCGCGTTCTTCGCGCCGGAAGCGATCGCGGGCAAGGCGCGCGAGCTGGGTTTCGGCTCCGATTCTTCCTACCGCTACGAGCGCGGAGTCGATTTCGCGCTGCAGCGCGAAGCGATGGAGCGCGCCACCCGCCTGGTGTTGGACATCTGCGGCGGCGAAGCCGGCCCGGTGGTCGAGGAAGTGGCCGAGCTGCCGAAGCGCCAATCCGTCAAGCTGCGCGTGGCGCGCGTGGCCAAGGTGCTGGGCGTGGCGCTGTCCGCCGAGCAAATCGGCGACATCCTGTCCCGTCTGAGCCTGTCCTACACGCTGGCCGATGAAGTCTTCACCGTGCAGGCGCCGTCCTTCCGCTTCGACATCGAGATCGAGGAAGATCTGATCGAAGAAGTGGCGCGCGTCTACGGTTACAACAATATCCCCGCCGACGCGCCGCGTTCCGGCATGCGCATGCTGGCGCAGCCGGAAGAGAAGCGGCCGGTGGATCAGCTGCGCCACCTGCTGGCCGGCCGCGACTACCAGGAAGTGGTCAGCTACGCTTTCGTCGACGAGCGCTGGGAGCGTGATTTCGGCGGCAACGACAACGCGATCCGCCTGCAGAATCCGATCGCCAGCCAGATGAGCGTGATGCGCTCGACGCTGATCGGGGGGCTGGTGGACGTCTTGGTCGGCAACATCAACCGCAAGCAGCCGCGCGTGCGCCTGTTCGAAGTGGCGCGCGTATTCCTGCGCGGCGAGCAAGGCTTCGAGCAGCCGGAAAAAGCGGCTGGCCTGGCCTGGGGGCCGCGTCTGGCTGAGCAATGGGGCGCCAAGTCCGAGCGCGTCGACTTCTTCGATGTGAAGGCTGATGTCGAGGCGCTGTTGCACCCGGTCAAGGCCGAATACCGCAAGGCTGCCCATCCCGCCTTCCATCCCGGCCGCTGCGCCGAGGTGTGGGTGGATGGCAAGGCGGTGGGCGTGATCGGCGAGCTGCATCCGCAGTGGGTGCAGGCTTATGATCTTGCGACCGCGCCGGTGCTGTTCGAGCTGGATCTGGCCGCTGCCGTCGCGCGCGACCGGATCAAGGCTGCCGTGGTCAGCAAGCTGCAGCCGGTGCGCCGCGACTTGGCGCTGCTGGTGGACGAGTCCGTGACTGTGGCGCAACTGCTGGCCGCGTTTGCCGCCAAACGCGCCCAAATCGTCACCGATATAGCGCTGTTCGACGTTTATCGCGGCAAAGGCGTCGCAGAAGGCAAGAAGAGTCTGGCCTTTAGCGTGCTGATGCAGGACAATAGCCGAACCCTGACCGACGAGGATGTGGAGCCGGCCCTGCAGGCTCTGCTGGACGCCGCGTCGGCGCTGGGCGCGCAGCTGCGCGTTTGA
- a CDS encoding integration host factor subunit alpha has translation MTLTKAELADLLFDQVGLNKREAKDMVESFFEEIRLALEAGDSVKLSGFGNFQLRDKPQRPGRNPKTGEEIPITARRVVTFHASQKLKGMVEQYHANKQG, from the coding sequence ATGACTTTGACGAAGGCTGAACTGGCCGATTTGCTGTTTGACCAGGTTGGTCTGAACAAACGCGAAGCCAAGGACATGGTCGAATCGTTTTTCGAAGAGATCCGGCTGGCTTTGGAGGCTGGCGATTCGGTGAAGCTGTCCGGCTTCGGCAACTTCCAGCTGCGCGACAAGCCGCAGCGTCCGGGCCGCAATCCGAAGACCGGGGAAGAGATTCCCATCACTGCGCGTCGTGTGGTAACGTTCCACGCAAGCCAGAAACTCAAGGGAATGGTTGAGCAATACCATGCTAACAAGCAAGGCTGA
- a CDS encoding MerR family transcriptional regulator — MLTSKADLPSIPSKRYFTISEVGELAGVKPHVLRYWEQEFSQLRQVKRRGNRRYYQHHEVLLVRRIRELLYDDGFTIQGARQRLGMGGDDGARPITAQEVRAELESILEWLDSGVGKKE; from the coding sequence ATGCTAACAAGCAAGGCTGATCTACCGTCGATTCCGTCCAAGCGTTACTTCACCATCAGCGAAGTCGGCGAACTCGCTGGGGTGAAGCCACATGTGCTGCGCTATTGGGAGCAGGAGTTTTCTCAATTGCGCCAGGTAAAACGGCGCGGCAACCGCCGTTATTATCAGCACCATGAGGTTTTGCTGGTGCGCCGCATTCGGGAATTGCTGTACGACGACGGCTTCACCATCCAGGGCGCTCGTCAGCGCCTCGGCATGGGCGGCGATGACGGCGCGCGTCCGATTACCGCGCAGGAAGTACGCGCCGAATTGGAATCCATTTTGGAATGGTTGGATTCTGGTGTTGGCAAAAAAGAATAA
- a CDS encoding DUF1289 domain-containing protein: MNASRPDSPCIALCSTALGDNVCRGCARTFAEVGQWCFLTTDEREAVWRRLPARQRLLQLAAACGALLELDIRDGAEWGRLPGGGHYRLDEAGWLRWRGADAEPEQACDGAGLTLEQAASWLLSR; the protein is encoded by the coding sequence ATGAATGCAAGTCGTCCCGATTCTCCATGCATCGCCCTGTGCTCCACCGCCTTGGGCGACAATGTTTGCCGCGGTTGTGCGCGCACCTTCGCCGAGGTGGGCCAGTGGTGCTTCCTGACGACAGACGAGCGGGAGGCGGTGTGGCGGCGCCTGCCTGCGCGCCAGCGTTTGCTGCAATTGGCTGCGGCTTGCGGCGCATTATTGGAACTGGACATCCGCGATGGCGCGGAATGGGGCAGATTGCCCGGCGGCGGCCACTATCGGCTGGATGAGGCCGGGTGGTTGCGTTGGCGCGGAGCGGATGCGGAGCCCGAGCAGGCTTGCGATGGCGCGGGACTCACTTTGGAGCAGGCGGCATCCTGGCTGCTGTCGCGCTGA
- a CDS encoding methyltransferase domain-containing protein, with protein sequence MADSSKADFWEQRYREGVMPWEGARLPPAARDFFSAQPPWRVLMPGCGSAADMPPLLSMGHEVLAVDFSEAAVELAARQWPMAADSLLLGDFFHLELPVFDCVFERAFLCALPAFMRTQYSERVAELTRPGGVLAGVFFVADAERGPPFGIAAEALRDLLSPSFELEEDAALERSLEVFRNQERWMVWRRK encoded by the coding sequence ATGGCGGATAGTTCCAAGGCGGATTTTTGGGAGCAACGGTACCGCGAGGGCGTGATGCCGTGGGAAGGCGCGCGATTGCCGCCGGCTGCGCGCGATTTTTTCTCCGCGCAGCCTCCCTGGCGAGTCTTGATGCCGGGATGCGGCAGCGCGGCGGACATGCCGCCCTTGCTGAGCATGGGGCATGAAGTGCTGGCGGTGGATTTCAGCGAAGCGGCGGTTGAGCTTGCCGCCAGGCAGTGGCCGATGGCGGCGGATAGCTTGCTGCTGGGCGATTTTTTCCATCTTGAGCTGCCCGTTTTCGACTGCGTGTTCGAACGGGCTTTTTTGTGCGCCTTGCCCGCCTTCATGCGAACGCAATATTCTGAGCGTGTGGCGGAGTTGACGCGGCCCGGCGGCGTGCTGGCCGGCGTGTTTTTCGTGGCGGATGCCGAGCGCGGCCCGCCGTTCGGCATCGCCGCAGAGGCATTGCGGGATTTGTTGTCGCCAAGTTTCGAGCTGGAGGAGGATGCGGCGCTGGAGCGAAGCCTGGAGGTGTTTCGCAACCAGGAGCGCTGGATGGTGTGGCGGCGGAAGTGA
- a CDS encoding methyl-accepting chemotaxis protein, which yields MEWFWRLYAFSEKTFWNTLSRKLCSFFFISLFQLLMVIYSYHALSDIRDKLRGAGVSSAVMASVEASIDSALYWTAGLWLLSFVFIAFMVWYLRYLIVRPLRMIIQIFNEIGAGAGDLSREIPTVTYDEIRELSLSYNRFLLKMREIISKVRLMTVRIAMDSAVTRRNVTESLCSARQQDELAKEVRQASDDSTRGAGLVTEQTEAISATTAENLRVARDSYQELRVVTDSIHDISRKVGHFNHTVAELSSRSASIKTIVDLIKDVSEQTNLLALNAAIEAARAGESGRGFAVVADEVRKLAERVKTATDEISGNIDGMLGLVANTRQETEAITADTNQAREVISRASEHFSKMMGDFESTSSSLNQIAAAMHGFADSNQQVNRNVAEIHQLGQLVNGRLGQTEKAATELTGAAEQVQELVSKFVIGDGAFDKAVTEARGVRDQVQRLLQEALQGGLDLFDQRYQPIAGTAPAKYRTAYDAKLEKWLQPLLDQVVGLIPGGKFCVAVDGNGYAPTHNSWYSRPPSGDPAKDLVESRDKRIFNDAAGLRAARNAQPFLLQTYSRDTGEVLSEVVLPLELRGRHWGALRVGFDPRALLEQN from the coding sequence ATGGAGTGGTTTTGGCGGCTGTATGCGTTCTCGGAAAAGACATTCTGGAATACGCTCAGCAGAAAGCTGTGCAGTTTCTTCTTCATCAGCCTGTTCCAGTTGTTGATGGTGATCTACAGCTACCATGCGTTGTCGGACATTCGCGACAAGCTGCGCGGAGCGGGCGTGTCGTCCGCGGTGATGGCGAGCGTGGAGGCGAGCATAGACAGCGCCTTGTATTGGACGGCTGGCCTGTGGCTGCTCAGCTTCGTCTTCATCGCCTTCATGGTGTGGTATCTGCGTTACCTGATCGTGCGCCCCTTGCGCATGATCATCCAGATTTTCAATGAAATCGGCGCCGGCGCCGGCGATCTGTCGCGCGAGATTCCTACGGTCACCTACGACGAAATCCGCGAACTGTCTCTGTCCTATAACCGCTTCTTGCTGAAAATGCGCGAAATCATCAGCAAGGTGAGGCTGATGACGGTGCGCATCGCGATGGATTCGGCAGTGACGCGGCGCAACGTCACGGAGTCGCTGTGCAGCGCACGGCAGCAGGATGAGTTGGCCAAGGAGGTGAGACAGGCCAGCGACGACTCCACCCGCGGCGCCGGGTTGGTCACCGAGCAGACCGAGGCGATTTCCGCCACCACCGCGGAAAACTTGCGGGTGGCGCGCGATTCTTACCAAGAGCTGCGTGTAGTGACTGACAGCATTCACGACATCAGCCGCAAGGTAGGCCACTTCAATCATACCGTGGCGGAGCTGAGCAGCCGTTCGGCCAGCATCAAGACCATCGTAGACCTGATCAAGGACGTGTCGGAGCAGACCAATCTGCTGGCGCTGAACGCGGCGATCGAGGCGGCGCGGGCGGGTGAGAGCGGCCGCGGCTTCGCCGTGGTGGCGGACGAGGTGCGCAAGCTGGCGGAGCGGGTGAAAACCGCCACCGACGAAATTTCCGGCAACATCGACGGCATGCTGGGGCTGGTGGCCAATACCCGGCAGGAGACCGAGGCGATCACCGCCGATACCAACCAGGCGCGGGAGGTGATCTCGCGCGCATCCGAGCATTTCAGCAAGATGATGGGCGACTTCGAGTCCACCTCCAGCAGTCTGAACCAGATCGCGGCGGCGATGCATGGATTCGCCGACAGCAATCAGCAGGTGAATCGGAATGTGGCCGAGATCCACCAGTTGGGTCAGCTGGTGAATGGCCGGCTGGGGCAGACCGAAAAAGCCGCCACCGAGCTGACCGGCGCGGCGGAGCAAGTGCAGGAGCTGGTTTCCAAGTTCGTCATCGGCGACGGCGCGTTCGACAAGGCGGTGACCGAAGCGCGGGGCGTGCGCGATCAGGTGCAGCGTTTGCTGCAAGAGGCGCTGCAGGGCGGGCTGGATCTGTTCGATCAGCGTTATCAGCCCATCGCCGGCACCGCGCCGGCCAAGTACCGGACCGCCTACGACGCCAAGTTGGAAAAATGGTTGCAGCCGCTGCTGGATCAGGTGGTGGGTTTGATTCCGGGCGGCAAGTTCTGCGTGGCGGTGGATGGCAACGGTTACGCGCCTACCCATAACAGCTGGTACAGCAGGCCGCCTAGCGGCGATCCCGCCAAGGATCTGGTGGAGAGCCGCGACAAGCGCATTTTCAACGATGCCGCGGGTTTGCGCGCGGCGCGCAATGCGCAGCCTTTCCTGCTGCAGACCTATAGCCGGGATACCGGGGAAGTGTTGTCCGAAGTGGTGCTGCCGCTGGAATTGCGCGGCAGGCACTGGGGCGCGCTGAGGGTGGGCTTCGATCCGCGCGCCTTGCTGGAGCAGAATTAG
- a CDS encoding TMEM165/GDT1 family protein: protein MQAFLISTGVVALAEIGDKTQLLALVLASRFKKPVPIILGIFVATLVNHFAAAAVGQWIMAKVGPDIMRWGLGLSFIAMAAWMLIPDKLDDDDKLSERFGIFGTTVIAFFIAEMGDKTQIATVALSARFPEQLYMVVAGTTLGMMLANVPAVLLGDVAAKKLPQKLMHSIAAVLFIGLGIATLMTPLSL from the coding sequence ATGCAAGCCTTCCTGATTTCCACCGGCGTGGTGGCATTGGCCGAAATCGGCGACAAGACGCAACTGCTCGCCCTGGTGCTCGCCTCCCGCTTCAAAAAACCCGTTCCCATCATCCTGGGCATTTTCGTGGCCACGTTGGTCAACCACTTCGCCGCCGCCGCCGTCGGCCAATGGATCATGGCCAAGGTCGGTCCCGACATCATGCGCTGGGGCCTGGGCCTGTCCTTCATCGCGATGGCCGCCTGGATGCTGATACCCGACAAGCTGGACGACGATGACAAGCTGAGCGAGCGCTTCGGCATTTTCGGCACCACCGTCATCGCCTTCTTCATCGCCGAGATGGGCGACAAGACCCAGATCGCCACCGTCGCGCTGTCCGCCCGCTTCCCGGAGCAGCTTTACATGGTGGTGGCCGGCACCACGCTGGGCATGATGCTGGCCAATGTGCCGGCGGTTCTGCTGGGCGACGTCGCCGCCAAAAAGCTGCCGCAGAAGTTGATGCACAGCATTGCCGCCGTCCTGTTCATCGGCCTGGGCATCGCCACCCTGATGACGCCGCTATCGCTTTGA
- the mscL gene encoding large conductance mechanosensitive channel protein MscL, with amino-acid sequence MSVLKEFKEFAVKGNVIDLAVGVVIGGAFGSIVKSLVDDVIMPPIGLLIGNVDFSNLFFVLKDGAKQAGPYVSVAAAKQAGATTLNLGLFINALVSFTIVAFAIFMLVKAINRLKREEAAPAPASPATKECRYCLSAIPEKATRCPCCTSQLD; translated from the coding sequence ATGTCCGTCCTGAAGGAATTCAAGGAATTCGCCGTCAAAGGCAATGTGATCGACCTCGCAGTCGGCGTCGTCATCGGCGGCGCTTTCGGCTCCATCGTCAAATCGCTGGTCGACGACGTGATCATGCCGCCGATTGGCCTCTTGATCGGCAATGTCGATTTCTCCAACCTGTTTTTCGTATTGAAGGACGGCGCCAAGCAAGCAGGCCCCTACGTTTCCGTCGCGGCAGCCAAGCAGGCCGGCGCCACCACGCTGAACCTGGGCCTGTTCATCAACGCGCTGGTCAGCTTCACCATCGTCGCCTTCGCCATCTTCATGCTGGTCAAGGCCATCAACCGGCTGAAGCGCGAAGAAGCCGCGCCCGCCCCCGCCTCGCCCGCCACCAAGGAATGCCGCTACTGCCTGTCCGCCATACCGGAAAAGGCCACACGCTGCCCCTGCTGCACCTCGCAACTCGACTGA
- a CDS encoding DMT family transporter, whose amino-acid sequence MLKHPIPLALGAILLWASLATLGAMTRTLPPFFVVGVSLCAGSLLSIHRIRDWKVPLSTLLAGIYGLFGYHFLLFFAFRHAPTLEANLLNYLWPLLIVLLTPRFRPGSRLSRRHILGGALGFIGAGLIVTGGQLALSQQYLSGYLLAMSAAAVWSTFSLLLGRLPAFSGSAMGGFCLASGLLSLLCHALLEPAATPSAAQWATLALLGLGPMGGAFFLWERALRLGDPRQIGSLSYATPLLSTLLLTASGQGELNSLAAVAILLILGGALLGTLPERPRAQPQAR is encoded by the coding sequence ATGTTGAAGCACCCCATCCCCCTCGCCCTAGGCGCCATCCTGCTGTGGGCTTCGCTCGCCACGCTGGGCGCGATGACCCGAACCCTGCCGCCCTTCTTCGTCGTCGGCGTCAGCCTGTGCGCAGGCAGCCTGCTTTCCATCCACCGCATCCGCGACTGGAAAGTGCCGCTCTCCACACTGCTGGCCGGCATCTACGGCCTGTTCGGCTACCACTTTCTGCTGTTCTTCGCCTTCCGCCACGCGCCGACGCTGGAAGCCAACCTGCTCAATTACCTGTGGCCATTGCTGATCGTGCTGCTGACGCCCCGGTTCCGCCCCGGCTCCCGCCTCAGCCGGCGGCACATCCTCGGCGGCGCGCTGGGTTTCATCGGCGCCGGCCTGATCGTCACCGGCGGCCAGCTGGCGCTGTCCCAGCAATACCTGTCCGGCTATCTGCTGGCGATGTCCGCCGCCGCGGTCTGGTCCACCTTCAGCCTGCTGCTGGGCCGGCTGCCGGCATTTTCCGGCAGCGCGATGGGCGGCTTCTGCCTGGCCTCCGGCCTGTTGTCGCTGCTATGCCACGCGCTGCTCGAACCCGCAGCCACCCCCAGCGCGGCGCAATGGGCGACGTTGGCTCTGCTGGGCCTGGGACCGATGGGCGGCGCCTTCTTCCTGTGGGAGCGCGCGCTGCGCCTGGGCGATCCACGGCAAATCGGCTCGCTTTCCTATGCCACCCCGCTGCTGTCCACGCTGCTGCTGACCGCCAGCGGCCAGGGCGAGCTCAACTCGCTTGCCGCCGTCGCCATCCTGCTGATTCTGGGCGGCGCGCTGTTGGGCACCTTGCCGGAGCGGCCTCGCGCGCAACCGCAAGCGCGCTGA